In the Anaerostipes caccae L1-92 genome, GGCAGTCAATTCCTGTCTTGATTTTTACCACGGAGAAAAAGTAGGTACCGGCCTGGTCATCTCTTCTGAGATTTATCACAGAGCAGCAGAATGTCTGAGAAATGGCCGTTACGGTATAAAAAGATCTGTGCCTTTAGAGAAAGAACTGATAAGGAAATGCTTTGCAGGCAGGGGATTGAATGATATTATATTAGATGAGAATCAACCGAATGTGCTGGATCAGATTTCACCCTCTGTACTGAAAGAAAAAGAAGACCGGATCATAGAGATCCTTGAGCAGGTGCCGAAGGCAGAAACGTTAAGGGCATACCTTGACCAGGCCGGCGGAGTCAGTTCCCTGGAAGACCTTGGACTTGAAAAGAGGATGAAAGCATTGACAGCCAGAGTATCTCCATATGTCCGGCAGCGGCTGACTTTCATGCGGATATTAAAATACTATGATTTTTATGAGTCAGTGATTCAGGGATAAGGAAAGGAAAATTATGAGGACAGGGAAATATTGCAGGGAATGTCTGTTTCGGAGTGAGGAGCGGAAAGTGGAACAGGAGCAGAACGAAGAGAAGAAACATCTGTTTCTTGACCAGGTGAGGGCAGTTTTAAGAGATGAGGATTTAGAATTGTCTCCGCCGGAATACCTGGCTGAATTTACAGAACTGTATGAGCGGCATTTTGGGGAGCAGACAGCCTTTGATCCGCTGAAGAAGCATTTTAATGAACTGATGCTTAAAAAAGAGCCGGAGATCAGAAGAAGAATTGAGGCGTCAGAAGATCCGGTGGCCACAGCGATTCGGGCAGCGCAGGCGGGAAACTACATAGACTATATCGCTCTGGGCGAGGTTGACGGGGATCAGTTGGAACAGCTTCTGTTTCAAAACGGAGAAAAGGGGCTGAAACCTGAGGTTTACGATTCCTTTCGGACAGATCTGAGTTCTGCAGAAAACCTTGTCTATATTACAGATAACTGCGGTGAGATCGTGGTAGATAAGGTTTTGATCCAGGAACTGAAAAAATTATATCCCCAGGTTAATGTCACAGTGATTGTTCGCGGAGCATGTGTGGCGAATGATGCGTCTATGGAGGATGCAGTACAGGTGGGCCTTCCTGACGAAGCCAGGGTGATTGGAAATGGTACGAGAATCGCAGGGACCAGCTTAAACAGGATCAACAGGGAAGCAAAAGAATTGATTGAGAGAGCTGACTTGATCATAGCAAAAGGACAGGGAAATTATGAAACTTTATCCGGATGCGGGCTGAACGTATATTATCTTTTCTTGTGCAAATGCGATTATTTTGTAAAGCGGTTTGAGGGGGAATATCTGCAGCATATGTTTATAAAGGAAATGTAAAAAATTTTTCAAAAGCTCCATAATAAATAGTATCCTGCTTCTGACGGGATACTATTTTTATATGGAGGAAAAGTTTATGGAATCAAATATTTATGGTTATGCCCGTGTGTCAACCAGGGACCAAAATGAGAGCAGACAGCTTCTTGCACTGGAAGCGTTCGGGGTGGAGAGTAAGAAGATTTACCTGGACAAATTGAGCGGAAAAAACTTTGA is a window encoding:
- a CDS encoding damage-control phosphatase ARMT1 family protein; translated protein: MRTGKYCRECLFRSEERKVEQEQNEEKKHLFLDQVRAVLRDEDLELSPPEYLAEFTELYERHFGEQTAFDPLKKHFNELMLKKEPEIRRRIEASEDPVATAIRAAQAGNYIDYIALGEVDGDQLEQLLFQNGEKGLKPEVYDSFRTDLSSAENLVYITDNCGEIVVDKVLIQELKKLYPQVNVTVIVRGACVANDASMEDAVQVGLPDEARVIGNGTRIAGTSLNRINREAKELIERADLIIAKGQGNYETLSGCGLNVYYLFLCKCDYFVKRFEGEYLQHMFIKEM